The sequence below is a genomic window from Chlamydiota bacterium.
AGTCCTTGGGAAAGTGTGATGAAACGCATCTCGTCGATTATCCACAAATTTTCGGCCGTATCGATTGCTTCGATTTATGAGGGGGGCGCAGAAGTGATGGAAATGAAAATCTCCAAAGATGCACAAAGTATTGGTATCCGATTATCAGAACTCAGCGCCATTTTACCCGAAGATTTTTTGATCATTGCGATAGAGTCTAGAGGGTATTTAAGTATTGCCAAAGGAGATTCCGTATTGTGTCCAGGAGATACGATCATTGCCATTACACACCAAAAAAATAGAACAAAGCTGGAGCATATTTTTTAATGTCTTTGAGACAAGTCAGTCGCATTTTAGGTGGATTTTTGATTGGGTTTTCTTTGACAATGCTTTTGCCTTTTTTCGTGTCTATTTATTACCGTTTTTATTCTGGCGATGTCCTTTATGCCTCTATAGAAATTCCCATGGCGTTTATCTGGTCTATTTTGATTGGATGTGCTCTTGGGGGTGTGCTTTTTTACATGGGAGAAAAACCCACGCAGCTCTTTTACACAAGAGAAATCATCATGCTTGTGATTTTGATGTGGGTGATTTCGGCATTTATAGGCGCACTGCCTTTTATGTTTTCAAAAACATTGGACGGTATGCATGATGCGTATTTCGAATCGATGAGCTCTCTGACAACGACGGGAGCCACGGCAATGTATCCCAAAAAGTTTGACAAAGATGGAAACAATGAAGCCATCAAATTAAGCAACACCAATTTTTCACCCAAAGACTACTATTTTTATGGCACCATCGATCCGATCAAAGATGTTAAAGGAAACGTCATTAAAACAGGACTCGATGCAGTGGCGCGTTCTGTGTTGCTTTGGCGTAGCTTTATGGCGTGGTTGGGTGGTTTAGGGGTCGTCTTTTTGTTTGTGGCATGCTTTCCTCTTTTGGGGATTGGAATACGCAATATTTTCCAATACGATATGTTTGGGCCCTATGTGCTTGGCCTTGCGCCCAAAATTAGAGAATCGGTTAGTAGGCTTTGGAAAATTTATATTTTTCTCACGTGTTTATGTTTTATTTTGCTTAAAATTTTTGCGCCCCATGTTCCCTATTTTGATCTTGCATGTTTGAGCTTTTCGACAATTTCTACGGGGGGAATTGATGTAAGGAATGCAGGATTGGCAGGATATAAGAGCCATGGATTGGAATGGATCTTGGTATTTGTGATGATTTTAGGAAGCTTGAACTTTGCCATGTACTATTATCTATCCAGAGGCAAAACCTATCGTTTGCGTAATCCTGAATTTTTCATCTTTTTTATCACGCTTTTTATTAGTGCGTTTATCCTCACTTTTGTGG
It includes:
- the trkH gene encoding Trk system potassium uptake protein TrkH, producing MSLRQVSRILGGFLIGFSLTMLLPFFVSIYYRFYSGDVLYASIEIPMAFIWSILIGCALGGVLFYMGEKPTQLFYTREIIMLVILMWVISAFIGALPFMFSKTLDGMHDAYFESMSSLTTTGATAMYPKKFDKDGNNEAIKLSNTNFSPKDYYFYGTIDPIKDVKGNVIKTGLDAVARSVLLWRSFMAWLGGLGVVFLFVACFPLLGIGIRNIFQYDMFGPYVLGLAPKIRESVSRLWKIYIFLTCLCFILLKIFAPHVPYFDLACLSFSTISTGGIDVRNAGLAGYKSHGLEWILVFVMILGSLNFAMYYYLSRGKTYRLRNPEFFIFFITLFISAFILTFVVYGSVYVSPAGDSKGVVGFGQALREGLFHAVSNMTTTGYRLGSQVEWPWTGQLMMLTLAFVGGMVGSTTGGLKVSRHYLLFKSAFHRLILFFKPDKVKALKIEKTEVSPSFVQDILVLFWFVVIVNFVAAFVFAAEGLTLQAAIGTTGSMLTTTGVLFHTVGDITTTVFLSHFGKLFCCFLMLIGRLEYFIILIVFVPSFWKRA